The Rhododendron vialii isolate Sample 1 chromosome 3a, ASM3025357v1 nucleotide sequence GTACCTTCATGTGctttaccaattggttttatcCTCCGCTCCCTTCAACCAAGAAATCTCGCACATTTAAAGTATATGAACAATTGACGAACATATAGCCCTTGGAAATTTTGCATAAGCTCAATTTGAAGACAGAAACGAAAATATATCTGGTTAAAGTCTACTGTATCCCATTTCTATTGATTTCGTATGATGTACAATATGTGTATGGGTGTCATGGTTTTGTGTTGGTGGATCTGAGAGTTGAACCAATGAGTCTTAACCAATGATGCAAATGAGCGAAAGGTTCAATATGCtaacttctctctttgttgCTGTAGCTCCTCAGTTGTTGTGTTCATTAGTATGCATATGTTGCTTTTCCCCTTATTTTTGAGTAACTTTTCAATATTGATTGACGTCATGTGATTCGTGGAAATTTCTTTGCTTGTTTTTTCTCTATATGGACACTTGAATTGCATTTTATTGGGGCATGCCCAAAAGTAGaattacaagttttttttttgaaagtttaacTATCTTCCTTTTGAAACCCATACCTGCATGTGGAACTTCTGGCTATTTtgtactaaaataaaataaagctaAGCATCAAGAATTTTGTATGCATGGAGAATTGTTTATTAACCAGCACGACAAGAAGGGCTCTCCTTTATACTAAAGTAGGTCAGACAATGTACGtatcagaaaaaaagaaggaatgaGGTGTTGATCTCCCTGTATGATGCTTGTCAAAAAGAAGAGTTAAATGCGCAATTGAGAGATTTTGTTCAATCTTCATTGGTTCGACATGATAAATATTATGAACAACTATGTAAAGATAAGTCTGCCCCCAATGTACCTCATCTTATTGCCTGCATCACAATCCCCTCTGCTTTCCACTTCACAGTGCTTTTGCAGGTTTTCTACATAGATGGAATTACTTGGAACATGGCCCTAGAGTATTGGTTTTTTTGGAGTGTATTTTAAGTTTTACTGTAAGTTTGTGACGTATGTGTTGTGAAGGTCATACTCTCTTTCTGATAGAAATGATAGTCTTTGAAGAGAAGTCCTCACAGTGTGTACAAATTTTAGAGGTGTTCAGAGCCACCATAGCAAAATGGTAGGACATTAGTATGACAATTGACAAAAAGAGGAGAGGAGTCAGCCATCAGGGTGAGCGCTCACTATCGTttagaagaacaaagaaagaatatgaaaatttcataaaatcCTTGTGTCGCCTTGGTCGTGAATCAGATTTTTTAACTTTGAACTCTCACAGTGGTTGGATCTATAATTCGAACTTACCAGGGATCACTGATATCTAATCGGAAATTCATTCCGAAACTTGATTTAGTGATCCAAGTGTTCCCCAAagttttttcaaataataaattGTAACTTAAAAAACTTGAGAGTCagctttgcaaaaaaaaaaaggttagaaAACCCCCATCTTTATACCCCTACAAGTGTGTTTCGCATGGGTAATTTGAATGATAGTAATGTCTTTTGTTAGGTATTTATCGCTTGGAAGAGTAAGTTctaattttgttatttatagTAAATGCTAAGACTTAGCGTACCACGATTTAGGCATGTGGTGTACCATGGTCCCGCTCCTGTTAATTGAACCTTTACAATCCTCATTCTAGGTCACATACATTGGATCTTATGCTAGTGCTTGTACTGATTTTAGAAATTTGTATGAATGTTGCTTCAACATTCTCGAATAATGATGATTATGCTGATGGGACCCTgtgaaataaatttttggttttcaaGTATTCGTAATTACGTAGTGCTTCGCTGTACTCTTCCATTATGATTTTAAGTTTTCACAATACCAGGGTAATCTTTTAGTTAAACAACTAAATTAACGGCATCAAAATCCCTTGATAGGCAGAAATttactttttaagaaaataactCTCATCATGGCACATTGTGGAGCTAAATTAATTGATTCTTCTCTCAACAACCCATTatgagtgaattttttttttattacacaaACCTCTTTATGGCACAATGTGAAGCTAAATTAAGCGATTCTATCAACAAGCACCTTTAGGGTTGGTCATTGACCTTTATATACTCAACTCCTATGCGTTAACTTACTGCAGGAAGGATACCAATTGGTACATTTGTTTGTGGGTTCAAATGGGACTATTTCTTGCCGACCAAGCCAAACCATTTAGTTGGTGTCTGGATCCATTGTCTTGGTTTTTTTGCTTTGCCATTCCTTCGTTTATCTTTCCCCACGATCCTTGCAATTTTCACCTCATGGAGTTCATTActcattccttttttttgtttgttttcctttcctttctttgtgATGGATTGTTGATAGATAGTTAGACCATGAAAGGTGGTTGTTTTTTTTCCGGCATCGATCGCTGTTCAAATTTCAGAAACTCATTGTATCATTGATTTTTGCACCTGTTAAGCATCACCGTCCTCTTGATTATCGTTCAGAACTCTCTCTTGCTTGTTTCTATGAATCTATTAGTATTGCTAGTATGTTATGATCCCTTTACTGCAAACTATTCACATTGCAACTCCTTGGAGCCATATCTCATGGCACAGATTCAGTCAAGATTCTTACTCTGGGCCTcctttttccctttcattttttctccaCCCACCCATGCTTCTCTTTCTTCTGTGAATGCTTCTGGCTTCTGTCCTTCCATAACAGTTGCTGTGCAAGCTTACTTTATTAGATTCATAAGATGCCTCCGAGGAGAAAAGCAATTGCTGCAATAGCTAAATCAATTGAAcctgagaagccaattgaagttGAAAAGCCTGTCGAGTCAGAGGAGAGGGTGGAGCTTGATGAAGACAATGATCCTGAGGAGatagtggaggaggaggaggaggaggaggaagaggaggaggacgaggaggaggaggttgagTATGAAGAAGTAGAGGAAGAGgtagaagaagaggaagaagaagaggaagaggttgaagaggaggtggaggaagaagaagaagaagaggatacTGAAATCGATGGCGCTAATGTGCAAAAGGGCCCAGATGGTGATGTGAATATGACACCTGCTGGGGCAGATGAGGATGTGAGAAAAAAACATGCTGAGCTTCTTTCACTGCCCGCTCATGGGTCGGAAGTATACTTGGGTGGCATTCCTCAAGATGCTTCGGAAGAGGATCTGAGGAGCTTCTGTGAAACTGTTGGTGAAGTTGCAGAGGTATGTTACATGCCTTGCTACATATGGATATGTGCCTTTATGTCAAATCTGAAAACTACATTATTTAACATGCCTCAAAACAGGTCAGAATAATGAAGGGAAAGGACTCGAGCGAAAACAAAGGTTATGCCTTTGTCACCTTCCGAACTAAGGAATTGGCTTCTAAGGCGATTAAGGAGCTGAATAATACTCAACTGAAGGTAAAGCAAGCAGACcattacttgttttttttttttgcccttcttGAATGGTCACTGTCATTTATCCTAATCATAcagccttttcttctttttgaaggTTCGCTTCGtgagcttttctgtattttcaATGTTGTTGTACTAACCCttaatcacatctttcttttcttcaggGTAAAAAGATTAGGTGTTCAACATCTCAAGCAAAGCATAAACTGTTCATTGGTAATGTTCCGAGAAACTGGGGAGAGGAAGACATGAAGAAGGTGGTAACTGAGATAGGACCCGGAGTTATTGCTGTCGAACTGCTGAAGGTTTGTGCACGCcagtttttatttgttattttataCTTTATAACTTGTTTTGAAGTAAATTGTTAACTTTTTGCATTAAATTTTATCTACTTTCCATCTTCTCCAATACTTTACTAGTTTACTCCCACATACTCTCTTTGACTCTCTGTCATTTACCCTTGATTGTTATTTCACAATCTTAATCACTATTGTAGGACCCACAAAATTCCATCCGCAACCGTGGATTTGCATTCATCGAGTATTACAACCATCCTTGTGCAGAGTATTCGAGGCAAGAGATGTCAAAACCGGAATTTAAGCTTGATGATAATGCTCCAACTGTAAGTTGGGCTGATCCCAAAAATGGGGAGTCTTCAGCTTCTTCACAGGTGCTTTGCATTAACTTTCatctttttttctctatttaatGGAAAATTCAATGTTTGCATGCGTATGAATATATTTAACGGTAACTTGCTTATAGAACGCGAACTGTTCTATAGGGCCTTCTTTTGCTGCCAAGCATTTATATTTTGTATCGGATGCTGGTGCTCCTGTACTAGCTATACTGTAATAAGCaaataactttttttcttttctttttcttgttcttttggcAAAATCATTTGATGCACTTGTGGTTTGGGGCTGGAGGACTTCACCTCCCTATGGTTTGATAATAGCCATTAAGCACGTGGTTTTGGACTCTATTGCAATGCTAACACCATTAATGGAAGGTTTGGAACAACCTTAATGCCCTTCTCGCTTTTATGGAAGTCCACCTCTTCCGCGGTCTCCCCCATCAAATGAGCACGAAGGTTTTTCACAACCTAATCACCACTTTTTAATTGGTTCGTGTATCTACAGTGTTTCCACTGAGCTCTATTTAGTATTTATTGGAGCTATACAATCAAAGGTTCAAAGCTTGGTTGTCTGAGAAGGAATTACAAGCGTTGGGGTTGTCTTATATATTGTGCTCAAATCAATCCAACAACCTGTAGTTCTTGATCAAATTGGATGTGTGATGGTGCAATGCTTGCCGGGAGAAAAAATCTGATCACCTATTGAAGAAAAAACTGAAGAATATAACTGCAACACACTATGATTAGCTAAACCCAGAGTATTCAGATATTGTTATAGCAACTCAGTGACTTTACATGGAGTTGGGCATTATAGCTTTTAAATCTAAGAAtcgaaggaaaaaaattgtaacTAGGAAAGTGGTATAGAATCAGACGACAAGTACCTTGCTGAATTTGTCCATTGCAGCAATTTGAGATCTGGTAATCCGTTTGAGTCTCTCAAAATTTTAACATGCCAAGTTGCCAACACTCACGATAGGGGTTTGTGGAACAATCTCTCGTCCATCTAGACAGAATTTGTGATCACGAGGTGCACAACGGTGGGAACAGCAAGGAGCCAAAATGACTATTTTTAATGTCAATACGGTGAAGTGCTCATTGGTCAATGCATGCCTTTTACTCTTTATCCAGTATCCTGTATTAGTATTACAGCAGACTTAAATTTGTGATCATTTGCAAAAAGTGACAATGTATTGCTTCGAGCTCCTAAATTTAGATGTTGAAATGAATCAACTACCTTATCCAATGGGACTGGAACCATACACCCATTCTTAATTTCTGTTGTGCATACAGGTTAAAGCAGTTTATGTGAAGAATTTGCCCAAAAACATTACCCAGGATCAGCTAAAGGAGCTGTTTGAACATCATGGAAAGATCACAAAAGTTGTTCTCCCTTCTGCTAAAGTAGGACATGAGAAGAGCAGGTTTGGTTTTGTACACTTTATGGAAAGGTCAAGCGCAATGAAAGCCCTAAAGAACACTGAGAAATATGAGATAGATGGTAAGCAGTTTCATTTCTATGTTCTTGCCAGTCAATATTTATAACAAATGAAATATGGCATCTTGCTGAAGGTTCGAGTCTGAACTTGCATTACCTTAAGCCGTGATCCATTttcctccttttgttttttcttggtcTCATTTGACAGGTCAAGTTTTGGAGTGCTCTCTCGCTAAGCCACCTGCTGATCAAAAGTCATCTGGAGGGCCAAATTCACAGAAGCCGGCCTTGCTTCCGACCTACCCACCTCGTCTTGGTTATGGTTTGGTTGGGGGTGCATACGGTGCTCTAGGTGCTGGATATGGTGGTGCTGGTTTTGGACAGGTAAGATGCCCTGTTTTATGTAGAACAGTAGAAGTATGTACTGATATCCTATATCTTTTTCTGTATGCACCCTCCCGGTTCTACAATTAGCAGGGAGTCTAAGAAGTatggacacggacacgccatTTCTCTGAAATATTAGGATACAGACGTGTTGGGGATACCTTGGTAACATTTATCTATATGAATTGATATTTTATTAGAAGGATTAATGTTCgtgtatatttttatataatagtACTGGTTTAAAGTTTATTTATCTTAGCACAAATGCCAAAAAGAGTATTGAATAGTAAAGTATAAGCACATGTCTTTATTATCCTTAATAAATGAAATGCAAAGCCTTAAAGGAAGCTTTGGTTGAAGGCTACACAATAAAGATTCAACGCACCCTTAAATTTAAAAGCCCAAGCCCACCCCTTGGAATTAAGAATGAAACCGTAAAAGGTAGTCTGAGCACTTTGGTAGACCTATAATCAACCACAACAGCAGTGGCTGCTGCTTTGAGAGTCTGATACAATGAAGCAGCAGCAGCGGCAGGGGTCGTGCTTGAGACGATGAAGAGAAGTAGCAGGTTGTCGTACCTCTCTTTGTCTCTCCCCCTTATTCTACTTCTTTGTTGATGCTTCCCTCACGTGTCCcgaaaaaaattgatataaatCACAGGCTTGTCAGAGTTGGACACATGTTGACACTGGTACGTTAGTCTCGGCAGCGTGTCGGGCTCTTAGCCACGGATCAATATGGAGTGATGTGTAATAGTTGGTGCATAATAGTTGACTTCATTCTGCATTATGCTTGATTCATTTCTGATTATCCCTCCTGCACTTATCCCGGTTAGGTAAAATTGTTAACCAAATAACTAATGTCAATAATGTGCCAGTTTTAACTTTCAATGATCAACTTGAACTGGTTGGTTCTCTGTGATGCTCGAGTGTGTATCTGTATAAGGAAGATCCTTTTGAAACCAGCATTTCTAGCTTTGTCTCTTCGGCTTCCATGCTGATGTGGATTCCATTGTTTTGCAGCCGATGATGTATGGAAGGGGACCTACTCCTGGTGGCATGGCAATGATGCCGATGCTTTTGCCTGATGGAAGGATTGGATATGTTTTGTGAGTTTAATTCATTTGATATGCTACTTATGGAATCCACACACTTGGTCTTATAGATGTGCTATTTAAATGTACATGAATCATTAGTATTCAATTATCACATTCCATCAAGATAGAATTCTAAGTTGATAATCTCTTTAAGCACTAGCACCCATGGATTCTGCCGTATACACTTTTAGGTTTTCAGGAATTAATGGAAAAAAAACGTCGAAGGTTAAATTTTCTACTATCATGGTTTATGATTTGAGTTGTACACCAACATGCACtgtaatttttatttctaaatttttggtGGTCGAACCAAAACCAAACTTCAGAGGTTGAAGGGTTCTTGCtttaaggttgtgtttggacCTTAGCATCATGGCAAGTCATCAATGTAATATTTGCCAAAGTATGTATCCATTTCGAGTATTTGCTTAAGTATGGTGAAGCAATAAACATTACCTGTCTATTACTGTAGGCAACAGCCAGGAGCGCCACGGCCAGCCCCACCACCACAGCAGAGAAGCGGCGGCAGGAGCGGTAGCAGAGGAGGAAGCTCAAGTGGTGGAAGACGCGGTAGTGACAGTGGACGCGGGGGTAGCCGTTATAACCCTTACTGATTTGTTTGTAGTGATTGTGGAAGCAATTGCCACAAAAAAGATAACGATGGTAGTGTGCTTAATTGCTTTGGTTAGTAAGAATTCTGTGGTTGTCCGCAGAGTAAGAAGACAAACGTTTTTTTATCGTGTCCTGAATTTTCGTCACTTTTCAAATCTTTGTAACGAGATGCAGCCGcacattactctctctctctctctctctgaaggtGTGAATGGGCATTCCAACTCTTTTCATGGCATATACCAAACTTGCGAATGGAACCTTTTTTTTCAACGGTCACGGGTGTCCGGACCAGCTTATGCATGCCTAACTAATCCCTTCTCTGGTCTGGTTAAAGACATGTCATTTATGTCgggattcacaagaaatttcttTCTTGCGACTTGGTCTAATCAACCGGACTAACTTGTGCATGGAATTGGGAACCCCTTCCAAcataccaaaaatcaaattacacattaaaaaacacttaattttgCAAAAATGTCCACAAATGTTTCAATTGTAAGACATCAGCATTTTGTATATTTCTATTGGCACTGTCATCTTTTACAACCATGAAAAATAATTAGCATAAATTAACTGGCCAATATCCAGAATTACAAGCACCATAAGGGGACCCAAAACACACTTTAGAACccacttttcacatcaaattCCTAGTTCTATCCACAAGAAACAgaatcaaaacatgaaaacaaagaacaaattcaaagaacaaaaaagaagaagttagaATCAGCAACAAATGGGACACTGAATCAACCCATTCTCATTACACTCCCCACACTTGACTGTCTTCCTCCCATCCTCACCCACCACCTTACAACTCCCGCTGCACTCCAAACACATCACAAACCGAATCCCGGCGCACCCGTCGCAGACAGCGGCTGCCGCCCTCGGAATCCCGTCGAGCAAAATACCCAGTTTACCCTCCTCCTCCAACCTCACTACTTCCTCAGCCCCCCCTATCAACCTACCCTTCACAAACACAACAGGCACTTTCACTTCCTTTTTCCCCATTATGCCCCTCAGCTCCTCCTTGAACCCCGAGTCCATCGACACATCGCGCTCGAACACCTGGATACCGTGTGATTCCACGATTGACCGGACGGTGTTGCAGTCCTCGAAAGTCTTCCTGATCCCCCTCAACGTTGTCGTGTATATGACAACAGCGTTTTCGCTACGATTTGGGAATTTTTTCTCGAACGAGTCCAGAATGGAATCACAATCCCTGGTACTATTAGAATTCCTTTTAGTCCTCGAAACGGGCGTTGAAAAAACCATCTTCTTGatctgttcttcttcttcaaccGAGAGTTCTTTCTCAAAAGACTCCAATAGCTCTGGATCGAACAGGGGACCCAAACTCCTCCGCGAAATCCCACCAGAATCAACGCTGCAACGCCTCGATCTCATCAAATTATCGGGCAAATTAAGAGATTTCAAAGCCCCTTTTGGGCTATAATCCCACCTGAACCTATTAACAAGCCCCTTATTGTTCTCTTTCCCACCTCCGCCGGATCTCATGAGTTTCTTCGGCGAAGCCATGTGGTTCAAGAACTTCAAAGGGCTTCTTCTACCGGTATCCAAATCCCCAAACCCACGAAGGAAAACCATCGTTTTCGGGCTCCTCTTCGACGGAATCGAAACGGGTGCTTCCTCTTCCAGACCCTCCATGAGTTCCCAAGCGTTGATCACTTCCGGCGGCTCTTCCCGAACCGGCGATTTCTTACTCCTTTTCGAATCCGTGGCGAAGT carries:
- the LOC131318891 gene encoding heterogeneous nuclear ribonucleoprotein Q, which translates into the protein MPPRRKAIAAIAKSIEPEKPIEVEKPVESEERVELDEDNDPEEIVEEEEEEEEEEEDEEEEVEYEEVEEEVEEEEEEEEEVEEEVEEEEEEEDTEIDGANVQKGPDGDVNMTPAGADEDVRKKHAELLSLPAHGSEVYLGGIPQDASEEDLRSFCETVGEVAEVRIMKGKDSSENKGYAFVTFRTKELASKAIKELNNTQLKGKKIRCSTSQAKHKLFIGNVPRNWGEEDMKKVVTEIGPGVIAVELLKDPQNSIRNRGFAFIEYYNHPCAEYSRQEMSKPEFKLDDNAPTVSWADPKNGESSASSQVKAVYVKNLPKNITQDQLKELFEHHGKITKVVLPSAKVGHEKSRFGFVHFMERSSAMKALKNTEKYEIDGQVLECSLAKPPADQKSSGGPNSQKPALLPTYPPRLGYGLVGGAYGALGAGYGGAGFGQPMMYGRGPTPGGMAMMPMLLPDGRIGYVLQQPGAPRPAPPPQQRSGGRSGSRGGSSSGGRRGSDSGRGGSRYNPY
- the LOC131318893 gene encoding uncharacterized protein At3g28850, coding for MGCVSSKLFRKDLRQEIVFGNGGSDSTHLHHVVSLTSSTYGVLNLDKTQHQKQPIIKDFATDSKRSKKSPVREEPPEVINAWELMEGLEEEAPVSIPSKRSPKTMVFLRGFGDLDTGRRSPLKFLNHMASPKKLMRSGGGGKENNKGLVNRFRWDYSPKGALKSLNLPDNLMRSRRCSVDSGGISRRSLGPLFDPELLESFEKELSVEEEEQIKKMVFSTPVSRTKRNSNSTRDCDSILDSFEKKFPNRSENAVVIYTTTLRGIRKTFEDCNTVRSIVESHGIQVFERDVSMDSGFKEELRGIMGKKEVKVPVVFVKGRLIGGAEEVVRLEEEGKLGILLDGIPRAAAAVCDGCAGIRFVMCLECSGSCKVVGEDGRKTVKCGECNENGLIQCPICC